TTAATTTATGAGGGAGAGAACGGAATCATTTCCTAAACTATGAAGTTTTCCATTAGTCAACAGTAAGATGGTTTATATAAGTTGTTCTTATCTTGGTTGCTGACTCTGTAATGCAcacattttactattttctaccTCTCATACTCTCGTAATTTTCTAGAGATTAACTCCATTCTTGGACAGATTAAGGCCTTTACAGTTAAGCTCCCAGACACTTAGCAAACTACATTTAGTAGATAACTACTTTTCATAAAGAGGTTAGGTTTTCTGTGGGGTTTAGGACATGGTATTGAATTGATTCTATGAAGAGACATGAATGCAGTGGAGTGTTTTGGCTCCTGCAGATTAGAAAATGAACTTTGTTAATTATTTATGTAAATAGACAAATGGAGGTCCAAAGCCTGACCTTTGAGCATTTTATTCTTATAATATCCGGCTTAGACAGTTGCTCTGTGCAGAAATGACCCCCAACCCCTACTACAAGGCATATCAAAGGATTAAAGGGGTACTGTATTTggtttttttggtttttaatTGTTAAAGAAATTGCCATAATTGCCAAAAAAAATTTGTGTCAATGTCTGAAGTAACCACTGGACCTCCTCTCGTCCCTCCTCTCCGGCAGTTGGAGCAGTCGGCGGTGCATGTGACCCACCAGGGCCGCCGGGAGCTCCTGGAGGACGCCTGCCGCTCTTACACGCACAAGCGGCGCGTGCTCATCCCAGAGGACCTGAAGCACATCATCGTGGACGACCAGCACGGCCTGCTCTACTGCTACGTCCCCAAGGTGGCCTGCACCAACTGGAAACGGGTCCTCATGGTCCTGACCGGTGCAGCCGGGCCCCGCCGCGACCCCCTCGCCATCCCCGCCAACGAGGCCCACGTGCCGGGAAACCTGCGCACCCTGTCCGAGTACTCCACCTCGCAGATCAACCGCCGGCTGCGCTCCTACCTGAAGTTCGTGTTCGTGCGCGAGCCCTTCGAGCGGCTGGTGTCGGCCTACCGCAACAAGTTCACGCGCAGCTACAACACGGCCTTCCACAAGCGCTACGGCACCAAGATCATCCGCCGGCACCGGCCCGACCCGCAGGAG
This sequence is a window from Esox lucius isolate fEsoLuc1 chromosome 17, fEsoLuc1.pri, whole genome shotgun sequence. Protein-coding genes within it:
- the LOC105024786 gene encoding carbohydrate sulfotransferase 11 isoform X2 translates to MGGSLGKSGRTPLQMLYESDQLEQSAVHVTHQGRRELLEDACRSYTHKRRVLIPEDLKHIIVDDQHGLLYCYVPKVACTNWKRVLMVLTGAAGPRRDPLAIPANEAHVPGNLRTLSEYSTSQINRRLRSYLKFVFVREPFERLVSAYRNKFTRSYNTAFHKRYGTKIIRRHRPDPQEEALERGDDVSFEEFVYYLVDPATQREEPFNEHWERVHSLCHPCLIHYDVVGKYETLEEDSRYVMQLAGVEGQVTFPASAKSTRTTGDMAAQFFRNISPFYQKKLYNLYRMDFLLFNYTTPEYLRFR